In one window of Silvanigrella paludirubra DNA:
- a CDS encoding APC family permease, with protein MQLKRNISKTSLLFLSIGSIVGSGWLFGSFYTAQTAGPAAILSWILGGICVGIIALTFAELSTMLPLSGGSTAYSLISHGKMTGAIFAWITWLWTMVVAPIEVQAVLQYASNYIPDISQKVGTSHALTGKGLVLATLLMAILSIINVIGVKFMAETNKFVVIWKLIIPIGVAILLLTANIHPSNLTSAGFAPFGFDGILSSIAVGGVSFSFFGFQTAIFLAGEAKNPQKSIPFALFGSILASMTLYAVLQLGFILSVDPSAISGGWDKISFSGDSGPLAGICISLGFAFMVKVLYFDAIISPFGTAVGFVASSSRILYSMSLQGDAPKAFSKVNRFSIPWVSIVANFVIGMLFFLPFSGWQSMIAFLSAAIVLSLACGPICLPIFREKLKDIERPFKLPFPKLLSFLAFYVCNLMLQWTGWETVWKLEVAVALGILIFISSHLLNKKTRNEKLHLKSFSWLIVYLILSGIVSYLGTFKGGTGLITMQMAFLVVAITSFIVFILADKTALSEKESKEIYYKLIKDHSSSKK; from the coding sequence ATGCAACTTAAACGAAACATATCCAAAACAAGTCTCCTATTTTTATCTATAGGATCTATTGTAGGTTCTGGATGGCTATTTGGATCATTTTATACTGCACAAACAGCTGGTCCTGCTGCAATCCTTTCTTGGATATTAGGTGGAATTTGTGTTGGGATTATTGCTCTAACTTTTGCAGAATTATCTACTATGCTTCCATTAAGTGGAGGATCCACTGCTTACTCTTTAATAAGTCATGGTAAAATGACTGGCGCCATTTTTGCTTGGATTACCTGGTTGTGGACAATGGTAGTTGCTCCCATAGAAGTTCAAGCCGTACTTCAATATGCTTCAAATTATATCCCAGATATTTCTCAAAAAGTTGGAACATCTCACGCATTAACGGGAAAAGGCCTAGTCTTAGCAACATTATTAATGGCAATTTTATCCATAATAAATGTAATTGGCGTTAAATTTATGGCTGAAACCAATAAATTTGTTGTCATTTGGAAACTAATTATTCCTATAGGCGTAGCAATACTTCTATTAACAGCAAACATTCATCCTTCTAATTTAACTTCAGCTGGTTTTGCACCATTTGGTTTCGATGGAATTCTATCTTCAATTGCTGTTGGTGGAGTAAGCTTTTCTTTTTTTGGATTTCAAACAGCTATTTTCTTAGCTGGAGAAGCTAAAAACCCACAAAAATCAATTCCATTTGCTTTATTTGGTTCCATATTAGCAAGCATGACATTATATGCAGTTTTGCAATTAGGATTTATTTTATCTGTCGACCCTTCCGCGATTTCTGGTGGTTGGGACAAAATTAGTTTTTCTGGTGATTCTGGACCTCTTGCAGGAATATGTATTTCTTTGGGTTTTGCTTTTATGGTCAAAGTTTTATATTTTGATGCTATTATTTCTCCTTTTGGAACCGCAGTTGGATTTGTCGCATCTTCATCAAGAATTTTATATTCAATGAGTTTACAGGGAGATGCACCAAAAGCTTTTTCAAAAGTAAATCGTTTTTCAATTCCTTGGGTTTCTATTGTAGCAAATTTTGTCATAGGAATGCTTTTTTTCCTTCCATTTTCTGGTTGGCAATCTATGATAGCTTTTTTATCTGCTGCAATTGTATTATCTCTTGCATGTGGGCCAATATGTTTACCAATATTCAGAGAAAAATTAAAAGATATTGAACGTCCCTTTAAACTTCCTTTTCCTAAACTTTTATCTTTTTTAGCATTTTATGTTTGTAACCTTATGCTTCAATGGACAGGATGGGAAACTGTTTGGAAACTTGAAGTAGCAGTTGCACTTGGTATTCTTATTTTTATTTCATCACATTTATTAAATAAAAAAACAAGAAACGAAAAATTGCATTTAAAATCTTTTAGCTGGTTAATTGTTTATCTTATTTTATCAGGAATTGTTTCGTATCTTGGTACATTTAAAGGTGGAACGGGGCTCATTACAATGCAAATGGCATTTTTAGTTGTTGCTATCACGAGTTTCATTGTATTCATTTTAGCTGATAAAACAGCATTATCTGAAAAAGAATCAAAAGAAATTTATTACAAGTTAATAAAGGATCACTCTTCTAGCAAAAAATAA
- a CDS encoding RluA family pseudouridine synthase, whose product MLKSMSAKITAEYNGERFDVAAAALFEELSRKKIKSIIDAGGAYINKKRVQMAKSVVKNGDKIEVFWEENQISSEKKKEHNQYSLKNTIGTFIDNNTLVFENEDFFIINKPAGIASQATLSSSKDTILHALANFDSSKFDIQNMFLVHRLDKDTSGLMIIAKNQSAQKKFEDLFRDKKIQKTYDALCFYTPKKLEGEINFPIAKDNSRKNCYFAITNPNSKNKDAKSSETNYIVKKSYKNCDVSLISCLPKTGRTHQIRVHLSAIGCPLLGDKTYSQNIYGHKYAQFALRHMLHASNLSFELNNEKFEFHSSLPEDFQRIIKIFEDVK is encoded by the coding sequence ATGTTGAAATCTATGAGTGCCAAAATTACTGCTGAGTATAATGGCGAAAGATTTGATGTAGCTGCAGCAGCTCTATTTGAAGAGCTTAGTAGAAAAAAAATTAAATCCATTATTGATGCTGGGGGTGCTTACATTAATAAAAAAAGAGTGCAAATGGCAAAATCAGTAGTAAAAAATGGAGATAAAATTGAAGTTTTTTGGGAAGAAAATCAAATTTCAAGTGAAAAAAAGAAGGAACATAATCAATATAGTTTAAAAAATACGATAGGGACTTTTATTGATAATAATACACTTGTATTTGAAAATGAAGATTTTTTTATAATAAATAAACCAGCTGGAATTGCATCTCAAGCAACTCTTTCTTCAAGTAAAGATACTATTTTGCATGCATTAGCTAATTTTGATTCCTCTAAATTTGATATTCAAAATATGTTTCTAGTTCATCGTTTAGACAAAGATACTTCTGGCTTAATGATTATTGCAAAAAACCAAAGTGCTCAAAAGAAATTTGAAGATCTTTTTAGAGACAAAAAAATTCAAAAAACTTATGATGCATTATGTTTTTATACTCCTAAAAAATTAGAAGGTGAAATTAATTTTCCAATTGCAAAAGATAATTCAAGAAAAAATTGTTATTTTGCTATTACAAATCCAAATTCAAAAAATAAAGATGCAAAATCTTCTGAAACAAATTATATTGTAAAAAAATCTTATAAAAATTGTGATGTCTCTTTAATTTCTTGTTTACCTAAAACAGGAAGAACTCATCAAATTAGAGTACATTTGTCTGCAATAGGTTGTCCTTTATTAGGAGATAAAACTTATTCACAAAATATATATGGGCATAAATATGCTCAATTTGCATTAAGACATATGTTACATGCAAGCAATCTTTCTTTTGAATTAAATAATGAAAAATTTGAATTTCATTCTTCTTTGCCAGAAGATTTTCAACGTATAATAAAAATTTTTGAAGATGTTAAATAA
- the icd gene encoding isocitrate dehydrogenase (NADP(+)): MSYKLITVPQGGSHIKADSNGKLEVPNNPIIPYIEGDGTGPDIWKASQMVFDAAVEKAYGGKKKIHWMEVPAGEKSFNGNGSWLPDETIDAIKEYRVAIKGPLTTPVGGGIRSLNVALRQILDLYQCVRPVRWYTNVPSPVREPQKVNMCIFRENTEDIYAGIEFKAGTEEQKKLREFLANTLGKKVREDSGLGIKPISEFGSKRLVRAAINYAIKNKSKNVTIVHKGNIMKFTEGAFRDWGYEVAKTEFRDQCVTWDECNGNPPAGKILVKDAIADNMFQQALLRPDEYEVLACTNLNGDYLSDALAAQVGGLGIAPGANIGDGYALFEATHGTAPKYAGQDKVNPGSVILSGNMMFEYLGWNEVVSLIEKAFEKTLAQKVVTYDFARQLPGAKEVKCSEFAKAIISNM, encoded by the coding sequence ATGTCATATAAGCTCATTACTGTCCCACAAGGCGGTTCTCATATTAAAGCAGATTCTAACGGTAAATTAGAGGTTCCAAATAATCCTATTATTCCTTATATTGAAGGAGATGGTACGGGACCAGATATTTGGAAAGCGTCACAAATGGTTTTTGATGCAGCCGTTGAAAAAGCATATGGTGGTAAAAAGAAAATTCATTGGATGGAAGTTCCAGCTGGAGAAAAATCTTTTAATGGAAATGGAAGTTGGCTTCCTGACGAAACAATTGATGCTATTAAAGAATACCGCGTTGCTATCAAAGGACCTCTAACAACTCCAGTTGGTGGTGGTATTAGAAGTTTAAATGTTGCACTTCGCCAAATTTTAGATCTTTATCAATGTGTTCGTCCTGTTCGTTGGTACACAAATGTGCCATCTCCTGTTCGTGAGCCACAAAAAGTGAATATGTGTATTTTCCGTGAAAATACAGAAGATATTTATGCTGGTATTGAATTTAAAGCAGGCACGGAAGAGCAAAAAAAATTACGTGAATTTCTCGCAAATACACTTGGAAAAAAAGTTCGCGAAGATTCTGGTTTAGGAATTAAACCAATTAGTGAATTTGGTTCAAAGCGTCTTGTTCGTGCAGCCATTAATTATGCTATTAAAAATAAAAGTAAAAATGTTACTATAGTTCATAAAGGTAACATTATGAAATTTACCGAAGGTGCATTCCGTGACTGGGGCTACGAAGTTGCTAAAACTGAGTTCCGTGATCAATGCGTAACTTGGGATGAGTGTAATGGAAATCCTCCAGCAGGAAAAATTCTAGTTAAAGATGCTATTGCTGACAATATGTTCCAACAGGCTTTGTTACGTCCTGATGAATATGAAGTTCTTGCATGTACAAATTTAAATGGAGACTATCTTTCAGACGCATTAGCTGCCCAGGTTGGTGGATTAGGTATTGCTCCTGGTGCTAATATTGGAGATGGTTACGCTTTATTTGAAGCAACTCATGGAACAGCACCTAAATATGCTGGTCAAGATAAAGTAAATCCAGGATCTGTTATTTTAAGTGGTAACATGATGTTTGAATACCTTGGTTGGAATGAAGTTGTTTCTTTAATAGAAAAAGCATTTGAAAAAACCTTGGCTCAAAAAGTAGTGACTTATGATTTTGCTCGTCAGCTACCAGGGGCAAAAGAAGTAAAGTGTTCTGAATTTGCTAAAGCTATTATTTCAAATATGTAA
- a CDS encoding YkgJ family cysteine cluster protein: protein MDYSKAISHLIPFILEKYENFELDAENATNNFLEQNPSEKIACTKGCGACCYFPLVPITAGEAFVLLNRLLAEGIDLNQLAEKLFLYAEKYFEFAYENNSLPFKDSDQKKFLTKKLPCPFFVKEQKNEFSGHCGIFGLRPLICGFYNSIDSPKLCTQKLSHRSIEQTVGLGSFTQDSIRDFERKTFGRSTLGHLPLLLAALCTKEGLEAFLNEVPLSDEELKEEFAEGIHDFSLYTEMLKSIGYEIGENDLLALEEAQSEMIKNCLPT from the coding sequence ATGGATTACTCTAAGGCAATTAGTCATTTAATTCCATTTATACTAGAGAAATATGAAAACTTTGAATTAGATGCTGAAAATGCTACTAATAACTTTTTAGAACAGAATCCCTCTGAAAAAATAGCCTGTACTAAAGGATGTGGAGCTTGTTGTTACTTTCCTTTAGTTCCCATTACGGCTGGAGAAGCATTTGTTTTATTAAATAGACTTCTTGCAGAAGGGATTGACCTCAACCAATTAGCTGAAAAATTATTCCTTTATGCTGAAAAATACTTTGAATTCGCATATGAAAATAATTCACTTCCTTTTAAAGATTCAGACCAAAAAAAGTTTTTAACAAAAAAACTTCCTTGCCCTTTTTTTGTGAAGGAACAGAAAAATGAATTTTCAGGACATTGTGGCATATTTGGTTTACGTCCTCTAATTTGTGGTTTTTATAATAGTATTGATTCTCCCAAACTATGCACACAAAAATTATCACATCGAAGTATCGAACAAACAGTTGGATTAGGCTCATTCACTCAAGATTCCATAAGAGATTTTGAGAGAAAAACTTTTGGAAGAAGTACATTAGGACATCTTCCTTTATTATTAGCTGCACTTTGTACAAAAGAAGGATTAGAAGCTTTTTTAAATGAAGTTCCTCTATCCGATGAAGAATTAAAAGAAGAATTTGCAGAGGGAATCCACGACTTTTCGCTTTATACCGAAATGTTAAAAAGTATTGGATACGAAATTGGTGAAAATGATTTACTTGCTTTGGAAGAAGCTCAATCAGAAATGATTAAAAATTGTTTACCAACATAA
- a CDS encoding alpha/beta fold hydrolase — MDKSIRNSLQSMLKSEIINSYQIYFNNFLISKSNYNINCKTGYLIYSSLYNNFINENIYILNSNREIEICYEKYYYNNDNKFIGSIQISVPVKLSDYKDFFVIIIMFFIIIFIIYIYLLIYIKKYIRIVEKSRILSHDITLPLLMVENNLKNLLVRKDRIKKNIFNCINTVKTSRSIIEYFIDKYIYNKEQNHNKSYKLLEKIIHDSFLSLKNFKKINISYEIINTNKLFIKIIKEDLYIIFINLIKNAIESSLNNNLNYIHFLIDYKIQNNNLIINFFNSNTYMSDKNINKFTNQKFNKNINSKANGAFIIFNALKRNNGKIEINNNQITKYLEIKLIFYKIEFIEKRISKIDSKKLNFIIIDDDYKSQDIWNHLLKKCQIKFYFEPDTFFEDIILGKININKYDVIISDFIFKSDNTSNILTADKIKISYKLKEKYKYNGLLLLSSSLSENEFNNNKDLSYFDKNIENKFLSYKKIRTLYLKKKEKMSKIIEIDGNIIEYYIIGNSKHQIYLFNGFGSFINNWSKKFLIKLSKNFQIILFNYPNFGLSKSQEKVISFDDYSRFFYLLFKKTYKEINYALLGYSMGGYVLRNTLLLYPKLAPKKIIFCSTSYGGIYRIQPNKKIIDLIIKQDINLKKVIYNKNYYTNFKINKLSYRKNNIKNCNENLNLQTNLIYKFFNEKCDGIKIHIDSLIIHGKNDLIFHKNNAELLRLFCNKNSEIYYINSGHGLLFTDNSIVVNKINKFYYN, encoded by the coding sequence ATGGATAAATCCATACGAAACTCATTACAGTCAATGTTAAAATCTGAAATAATAAATTCATATCAAATATATTTTAATAATTTTTTAATATCAAAAAGTAATTATAATATAAATTGCAAAACTGGGTATTTAATATATTCTTCATTATACAATAATTTTATTAACGAAAATATTTATATATTAAATAGCAATAGAGAAATAGAGATATGCTATGAAAAATATTATTATAATAATGACAATAAATTCATAGGATCAATTCAAATATCTGTTCCTGTAAAGCTTTCTGATTATAAAGATTTTTTTGTAATAATTATAATGTTTTTTATTATTATTTTTATAATATATATATATTTATTAATTTACATAAAAAAATATATAAGAATTGTTGAAAAATCTAGAATTTTATCGCATGATATTACATTACCATTACTTATGGTTGAAAATAATTTGAAAAACTTACTAGTCAGAAAAGATAGAATCAAAAAAAATATTTTTAACTGCATTAATACTGTTAAAACTTCTAGAAGTATAATTGAATATTTCATTGATAAGTATATTTATAATAAAGAACAGAATCACAATAAAAGTTATAAATTACTAGAAAAAATTATACATGATTCATTTCTTTCTTTAAAAAACTTTAAAAAAATAAATATTTCTTATGAAATAATTAATACCAATAAATTATTTATTAAAATAATTAAAGAAGATTTATATATTATATTTATAAATTTAATTAAAAATGCAATTGAATCATCTTTAAATAATAATTTAAATTATATTCACTTTTTAATAGATTATAAAATACAAAATAATAATTTAATTATTAATTTTTTTAATTCAAACACTTATATGAGTGATAAAAATATAAATAAATTTACTAATCAAAAATTTAATAAAAACATTAATTCTAAAGCAAATGGTGCTTTTATAATTTTTAATGCTTTAAAAAGGAATAATGGTAAAATTGAAATTAATAATAACCAGATAACAAAATATCTTGAAATTAAGCTTATTTTTTATAAAATTGAATTTATCGAAAAAAGAATCTCAAAAATTGATTCTAAGAAGCTGAATTTTATAATAATTGATGATGATTACAAATCACAGGATATTTGGAATCATTTATTAAAAAAATGTCAAATTAAATTCTATTTTGAACCGGATACATTTTTTGAAGATATCATATTAGGAAAAATAAATATTAATAAATACGACGTAATTATATCTGACTTTATATTTAAAAGCGATAATACATCCAACATTTTAACAGCTGATAAAATAAAGATTAGCTATAAATTAAAAGAGAAATATAAATATAATGGATTACTTTTATTATCTAGTAGTTTGAGCGAAAATGAATTTAATAATAACAAAGATCTTTCTTATTTTGATAAAAATATTGAAAATAAATTTTTATCCTATAAAAAAATTAGAACATTATATTTAAAAAAGAAAGAAAAAATGAGTAAGATAATTGAAATTGATGGAAATATAATTGAATATTATATCATTGGAAATTCTAAGCATCAAATTTATTTATTTAACGGATTTGGTTCATTTATAAATAATTGGAGTAAGAAATTTTTAATTAAACTTTCTAAAAATTTTCAAATTATATTATTTAATTATCCAAATTTTGGATTATCAAAATCACAAGAAAAAGTTATATCCTTTGACGATTATTCAAGATTTTTCTATTTATTATTTAAGAAAACTTATAAAGAAATAAATTATGCATTACTTGGGTATTCAATGGGCGGATATGTTTTAAGAAATACTTTATTATTATATCCCAAACTTGCCCCAAAAAAAATCATATTTTGTTCTACTTCATACGGAGGTATATATAGAATTCAGCCAAACAAAAAGATAATCGATCTTATTATAAAACAAGATATAAATTTAAAAAAAGTTATATATAATAAAAATTATTATACAAACTTTAAAATAAATAAATTATCTTATAGGAAAAATAATATTAAAAATTGCAATGAAAATTTAAATTTACAAACAAATCTTATTTATAAGTTTTTTAATGAAAAATGCGATGGAATAAAAATACATATAGATTCATTAATTATACATGGTAAAAATGATTTAATTTTCCACAAAAATAACGCTGAGTTATTAAGATTATTTTGCAATAAAAATTCTGAAATATATTATATAAATAGTGGCCATGGTTTGTTATTTACTGATAATTCTATTGTAGTTAATAAAATTAATAAATTCTATTACAATTAA
- a CDS encoding ABC transporter substrate-binding protein codes for MNKIFILIVVQFFHSIVFANISKIANEDMVTLHFTSDNRLPYKIGVPFISYGTFTEAVQGLLIESTDSNLPDFQDSLSSLEYAEPNKSDPSIINLKLKKNLYFIDEDSSWEATADDVKFSLARYFFTNLDINAKHSLSNIEGTENIKPGTPYDPELIKAISVINKYELTIKLKKIDIHFIEKLTHAGTPLVSIKTLKDNYFSWKKWPIGVGPYYVLSSNYETGETIIKKRENSKYDSAPKFVRFISSNNSEGDIFWKDMWNLNHEIYKKEVINVSYGTLGIFFNYDSELGKNENFRKAISLSINRDELVNNINYIVKNSEMIPISIWGRANIDLKQNINLAKFYINKVPKYLLKDTIDINTFGQNTDALSKSNFVNLKKQLEILGIKTRFILDDGKLNLNSPMHIVGIQASHKDPSYVFSYFRKGSFYKNSYPKNDENIEDYFNKIILSNDPKEKLKYSKLLSTYLSESAIVVPLWDLYSVYFYNSNKIDSSTFIAQPGGMRFKVWEIKYKINK; via the coding sequence ATGAATAAGATATTTATTTTAATAGTAGTTCAATTTTTTCATAGTATTGTATTTGCAAATATAAGTAAAATAGCAAATGAAGATATGGTTACATTACACTTCACGTCAGATAATAGATTACCTTATAAAATAGGAGTCCCATTTATAAGTTATGGAACATTTACAGAAGCCGTCCAAGGACTTTTAATTGAATCAACAGATTCAAATCTGCCAGATTTTCAAGATAGTTTATCATCATTAGAATATGCAGAACCAAATAAAAGCGATCCTTCAATTATAAATCTTAAACTAAAGAAAAATTTATATTTCATTGATGAAGATTCATCATGGGAAGCCACTGCAGATGATGTTAAATTTTCTCTAGCTAGGTATTTTTTCACCAATTTAGATATAAATGCAAAGCATAGTTTGTCAAATATTGAAGGCACAGAGAATATTAAACCTGGTACTCCATACGATCCTGAACTCATAAAAGCAATAAGCGTAATTAATAAATATGAACTTACAATTAAGCTAAAAAAAATTGATATTCATTTTATAGAAAAATTAACACATGCGGGTACTCCTCTTGTTTCCATAAAGACTCTAAAAGATAATTATTTTAGCTGGAAAAAATGGCCTATTGGAGTTGGCCCTTATTACGTTTTATCATCTAATTACGAAACCGGTGAAACAATTATTAAAAAAAGAGAAAATTCAAAATATGATTCAGCGCCAAAATTCGTTAGATTTATTTCATCAAATAATAGTGAAGGCGACATATTTTGGAAAGATATGTGGAATTTAAATCATGAAATTTATAAAAAGGAAGTTATTAACGTTTCATATGGAACTCTAGGAATATTTTTTAATTATGATAGTGAACTTGGAAAAAATGAAAATTTCAGAAAAGCAATATCACTGTCAATAAATAGAGATGAACTGGTAAATAATATTAATTATATCGTTAAAAACAGTGAAATGATACCTATAAGTATTTGGGGAAGAGCTAATATTGATTTAAAACAAAACATAAATTTAGCTAAATTTTATATAAATAAAGTTCCGAAATATTTATTAAAAGATACTATTGATATTAATACTTTTGGACAAAATACTGATGCTTTAAGTAAAAGCAATTTTGTTAATTTAAAAAAACAATTAGAAATTTTAGGAATAAAAACTAGATTTATTTTAGATGATGGAAAATTAAATTTAAATTCTCCGATGCATATTGTTGGAATTCAAGCTTCACATAAGGATCCATCATATGTTTTTAGTTATTTTAGAAAAGGGAGTTTTTATAAAAATAGTTATCCTAAAAATGATGAAAATATTGAAGACTATTTTAATAAAATTATTTTATCTAATGACCCCAAAGAAAAATTAAAGTATTCTAAATTATTAAGTACATATTTATCTGAAAGTGCTATTGTAGTTCCTTTATGGGATTTATATTCTGTTTATTTTTATAACTCAAATAAAATTGACTCATCAACTTTTATAGCGCAGCCAGGAGGCATGAGATTTAAGGTATGGGAGATTAAATATAAAATAAATAAATGA
- a CDS encoding substrate-binding periplasmic protein yields the protein MFFKFLIKIFIFIILFFPLNVFSEEITLLADPSFTGEIEETKDKELGGLGGIIIAKALKEKNIKINLEWRPWTRAYKEALDNKDNKTFIIPLTRIPEREEKFIWVSKIYDAHTMFITMKRSKKINSILDAKNLKIGVLASSSYRAILARPENGLDSKDIDEIPIDIRNFKKLIGKRIDTWFTIDIVAIHAIKTLSSAENLSESDFKIGNSISIQSKYIGTTSKTSPELIKKVHNAVEYFKKSKEYQKIINQIPKKNSNK from the coding sequence TTGTTTTTTAAATTTTTAATTAAAATATTTATTTTTATTATTTTATTTTTTCCATTAAATGTGTTTTCTGAAGAAATTACTTTACTCGCAGATCCGAGCTTCACCGGTGAAATTGAAGAAACCAAAGATAAAGAACTTGGAGGACTGGGTGGAATAATTATTGCAAAAGCATTAAAAGAAAAAAATATAAAAATTAATCTTGAATGGCGCCCATGGACAAGAGCTTATAAAGAAGCTTTAGATAATAAGGATAATAAAACATTTATTATCCCTCTAACTAGAATACCTGAAAGAGAAGAAAAATTTATCTGGGTCTCAAAAATATATGATGCTCATACAATGTTTATAACCATGAAACGTTCAAAAAAAATTAATTCTATACTAGATGCAAAAAATTTAAAAATAGGAGTACTTGCATCATCATCATACCGCGCAATTCTAGCTAGACCTGAAAATGGACTAGACTCCAAAGACATAGATGAAATTCCAATTGATATAAGAAATTTTAAAAAGCTAATAGGAAAAAGAATTGATACTTGGTTTACGATTGATATTGTTGCAATACATGCAATTAAAACATTATCTTCTGCAGAAAATTTATCAGAAAGCGACTTTAAAATAGGAAATTCAATTTCAATTCAATCTAAGTATATTGGAACAACATCAAAAACTTCCCCTGAATTAATTAAAAAAGTTCATAATGCTGTAGAATATTTTAAAAAATCAAAAGAATACCAAAAAATTATAAATCAAATTCCGAAAAAAAATAGTAATAAATAA
- the map gene encoding type I methionyl aminopeptidase, whose amino-acid sequence MNVKSNDEIEKLKNIGQIVADTLVLMKEKAKPGMTSKELDEIGFEYLDKFGAKSAPKVTYNFPGYTCISINHKIAHGIPSETKLKKGDLINIDVSAELYGYFADTGGTFTLENTNPHYERLCKATIDSMYAGIFAAKANKKISDIGKAIQKTAKSYNYNIIENLGSHGVGKALHEEPKFISSIYDDNDKRILSNGSVITVEPFLSNGSNYANESQDGWTLYINKNHRAAQFEHSIIVTDGEPIILTIPSSGRFF is encoded by the coding sequence ATGAACGTAAAATCAAATGATGAAATTGAAAAATTAAAGAATATCGGTCAAATAGTTGCCGATACTCTTGTCTTAATGAAAGAAAAAGCAAAGCCTGGAATGACATCAAAAGAATTAGATGAAATTGGCTTTGAATATTTAGATAAATTTGGAGCAAAATCAGCTCCTAAAGTAACTTATAACTTTCCTGGATATACTTGTATTTCAATTAATCATAAAATAGCTCATGGGATACCTTCTGAAACTAAATTAAAAAAAGGCGATTTAATTAATATTGATGTTTCTGCGGAATTATATGGTTATTTTGCTGATACAGGAGGTACATTTACGCTAGAAAATACAAACCCACATTATGAAAGATTATGTAAAGCCACTATTGATTCTATGTATGCTGGTATATTTGCGGCAAAAGCAAATAAAAAAATATCTGATATTGGAAAAGCTATTCAAAAAACGGCAAAAAGCTATAATTATAATATAATTGAAAATTTAGGAAGCCACGGCGTAGGAAAAGCACTGCATGAAGAACCTAAATTTATATCTTCGATTTATGACGATAATGATAAAAGAATTCTTTCAAATGGATCCGTAATAACAGTAGAACCTTTTTTATCAAATGGAAGTAACTACGCAAATGAAAGTCAAGATGGGTGGACTTTATATATTAATAAAAATCACCGAGCAGCTCAATTTGAACATTCCATAATCGTAACAGATGGGGAGCCAATTATTTTAACTATTCCTAGTAGTGGAAGATTTTTTTAG